A segment of the Nostoc sp. TCL26-01 genome:
ATGCGATCGGTTGTGATTTAAATGTCAAGTCTGCGGTGGAGAGAGTGCGGCAAATCAAGCAGCTAGCAAATGATAAACCACTAACATTTTTATGTCCTTCATTGTCAAACGTAGCGACATATGCCTATGTCAGTGATACAGCTTATCGCCTCATGAAGCGATTAATACCAGGGACTTATACATTTTTGCTGCCTGCAACCAAGTTAGTACCCAAATTGGTACAAAATCCCAAGCGCAAAACCACTGGTATTCGTGTACCCAATCATACCGTATGCTTGGCGTTGCTCGAATCTTTAGAAAATCCGATTATTTCCACTTCGGCACATCTGCCACCAGATGAAGCGGATAACGGAAAAGTCTTACCAGATGAGGAACTGAGACTGTCACAAGTGGAACTGTTTGATCGTTTGGATAAATTGGTCGATGTGATTGTCGATACTGGTCAAGAACCAACATACGACGTTTCGACCATTTTAGATTTAACGGGAGATGAACCAATGATTACAAGGCAGGGTTTAGGTTGGGAAGCTGTAGCTACGTGGGTATAAGAACTGGGCTTCATCGGCTTCCCCGTGTATTTCGGAATAATGTGATCAAAAAGCTCCAGTTTCATGATTGTCATGCGTACAAGTTCTAGGATTAATCAGCAGGTAATTACAGTAATACTTGACACATTAAGCTTTTTAGCAATTTGGCAGGCAAAGCGAATTTACCTGTGTTAACGTCTATTAGGTTGCGAGTGGAAAAAGCGACACACGGCTTTCTCTGTAACTCTTCTTGATTGATTAAATTCATATATATGAGCAGTGCTTGCAGTAGGTGTTGAGGGATGAATATTTCAACATTCTTCGTCAAACTCTATTTTCAGGCAATATTTGGGCATTTTATATAAGGTGCAACACCGAACCCAGGAAAAGATATGAAAGTAAACCTTGCAAATCTACCAATCTCTACATCTGCTTTTGTCGGCGACACTGTGACTACAGACTTACCTCCCACAGATGCTTTGATGCAATTGTTGTGTCAAGAAATGCAAGCTCAAGTCAAAGGATCACCCAAGTGTATCCAAGCTGTCGCTCAACGCATTGCCAAAGAAGTCAACCGGATTTGCGATAAAAGTTCTCGCATTCAAACATCAGGTCAGGTTCAGTCTTGGCAAGTTACTCTCTCTCGCCATCGTCTACAAAAATGCCTGCATTATTATCAACTAGGTTCTCAACGGGGACGGGTAGAATTACATAGTAGCTTGGGTGCTATGGTTTACCGTCATGTGACGATCGCTGGTTCAGATTTGGGTTTTGATGCGCGCTACACTCTGATTGAAGATTTTCTCCAAGCATTTTACATTGAAGCTATCAAAGCTTTCCGTCGAGAAACAGAATTACCGGAAGACTATACACCCCGCACTCAGTTGCAACTAGCGGAGTATATGGCTTTTACTGAACAGTATGCTAAACGCCGGATTAATTTACCTGGTGGCAATAACCAACAATTAATTATCTTACGCGCTCAAGGTTTTGCCCGTCGTCAGCCCCAGGAAACAACTGTCGATATTGAAATGGCTGTGGAATCTGCCAAAAGTGAGGATGCAGAATCTTACCAGCGTAACTCGGCAGTACAACAAATTAGATCGCAGATGATTGCTCAAGCTAATTTTGACCCTTCAGAAGAATCAGAACGCGATCGCATTATCTCCGAATTAGTCAAATATTTAGAGTCTCAAGGACAATCTGACTGTATAGACTACCTGACTCTCAAGCTACAAGACTTGTCTGCACCAGAAATTGACCAAATTCTCGGTCTTACCAGCCGTCAGCGCGACTATCTGCAACAGCGTTTTAAATATCATGTGCAGAAGTTTGCCAAACAGCATCATTGGCAATTAGTCCATCAATGGCTAGGTGCAGGTTTAGAACAAAAGTTGGGCTTATCTGGACAGCAATGGGATGCTTTTGTCAATACCCTTTCTGTACCGGAACAGCAAATTCTCCAGTTGAAATTAGCAAGACATAGTGATCAGGCGATCGCTAAAGCTTTAAAATGTACTCCTAAACAATTACAAAAGCGCTGGACACAAATGCTAGATACTGCATGGGCTATCCGCAACGGTAATCCAGAAACCCAAACAGGTTGAATTTAAGCAAAATTAATTAATTTAATCAGTATTTTTGCTATTTCTTATTTATTGGGTGAAGCTGTGCTTCATCCAAAAATCATGTCTATTTTACTTAAGTCACACTCAACAGTGGCTACATTAGTTATGTGTATTTAATCGCACATGATATCAGACTACAAAACCTGGCTTTTCTAGCAAGCTATCAATACTCATGAGTCATTCACCAATTTTTAGACAATTAGCCCAGACAATTCGCACTGCTCAGTATTGTCAAAAGCAGAATATTTCCACTGGCGAAGGTATGGAACGGATTTCTGCGCTGTCAGTCCGCAAAACTAAGCGGCGAGAGTTTTTAGCAGATTTAGGTAAACTCACCCTGCTTGGGGGAACAATTGGTGTTGGTTCTGGCTATTTTCATCGTACTTTAGCAGCACCTCCAGCGATCGATGCCAAAGTAGCAATTGTGGGAGCAGGTTTAGCCGGACTCGCTTGTGGCTACGAACTCCAGCGTTTAGGAATTAAAGCTACTATCTACGAAGCTAGTGAACGCACAGGAGGACGTTGCTATTCCCTTAATGGTGTATTTCCCGGACAAGTAGCTGAGAGAGGCGGCGAGTTTATTGACAACTTACATAAGACAATGTTGGGATATGTCAATGAATTTAAGCTGGAATTAGAAGATTTATCAAAAGAACCGGGGGAAGTCTTTTATTACTTTAATGGTCAACGTTATGGTGAGTCGGCTGTAGTTGATGAGTTGCGAAATTTTGTTGATGTCATGAGACAGGATTTACGCACTCTTGCCGAACCAACTGCGGATAATTTTACTGAGGCAGAAAGAATCCTTGACTTGACTAATCTCCAAGATTATTTAGATCAGCGTGGAGCAGGAAATTTAATTAAAAATGTGATTAAAGCCGCATATATTGGGGAATATGGGCGAGAAATTGACCAGCAAAGTTGTCTGAGTTTTCTACAATTTATCCATGCAGATAAACGCTCAAAGTTTCGTCCTTTTGGTGTGTTTAGTGATGAACGTTATCATGTGATTGGTGGTAATCAGCAGATTGTAGAAGGCTTAAAAACGCGATTATCTGGGCAAATTAAATATGCTCAAAAACTCATAGCTGCGAGAAAAGATAGTGCCGGTAAAATTGAATTAACTTTTAATCATAGCTTGAGTGAAAAATTTGATGCTGTCGTCTTTGCGATTCCTTTCTCCACTCTCAGAGAAGTAGACTTGCGAGGACTCCAGCTTCCTCAGTGGAAACGTGATGCCATTAATAACTTAGTCTACGGCACTAATGCAAAATTGATGGTAGGCTTTAATCATCGTCCTTGGGCTACTCTTGGTAGTAATGGTAGTAGCTATGCTGATCTGTCATTTATTCAAAATACTTGGGAAACTAACCCCAGTCAGGCTGCTTACAACCGGGCAGTATTAACAAATTACGCTGGTGGTAATTTAGGTGCGGGACTTGACCCCAAATATTTACAACGAGAGACTGGTAATTTTCTCAGCTATCTCAAATTTATTTTCCCTGGTGCAGATATTTCGGCAGTCAGAATTAAGAATAGTGAATTTTTAGCACATCTGGAAAATTGGTTATTGAACCCGTTAACTAAAGGCAGTTACACCTGTAACCAACCCGGATACTTTACCACCATAGCTGGCAATGAAGGTAAAGCGATCGATAATCTCTACTTTGCTGGAGAACACACCAGTTCATTTTATGAATGGCAAGGTTTTATGGAAGGTGCAGCAGTTTCCGGAATCAATGCGGCCAAGCAAATTGTGCGGAAATTTAAATAGTCCCGACACCACAACTTTCACAACTTCAGTGCAGTTATCTTAACCTCGCATAGATGCCTCATAACTAATAATTCAGTAGTTGAAAATAGCAGCTTTTTCAAGGTTAAGATAATTTATAAACCTTATTTACTTATGCAATCAAAATAAAATGTAATTTCGACTGTTGTTTTTAGTGAGCGAGGAATGATATAACTTTTCCTAATCTGCTGAAGTACTGAGTACACCGTGAATAAAATTGGGCAATCTCCATACCCCTCTGCGTTTCCCTCTGCGACCCTCTGCGTTTAAAAATATTGATTCTGTACCTCACTTAACTGGGAAACGCTATAAACATCTATATGAGTATCCTAAAGTTTTACACCCTCTAATAGGTAAAACACTTTGGCATTGTCGTGATTGCTAAAAAATGTATCCACTCTAAATGAATGAAAATATTCAGAATATCTGTCATAAACTTCCTGGACACTATTAAAATGGCGGACATGAGATATCCAGGGAAAATTTGGTACGCTACCATAGAAACGTGTACCCTTGCGAATCTTTTGAATTACCTCAAGATCACGCTCTATATGTTCTAGAAATTCTGTAGTTACCACTGTATCATAATCATGGGTGTAGAACAGATCCGTTTTTAACGCATCAGCTATCACAAAATCTAAGTCAGGACAAGCTTTTTTTGCTAGAGCAATTAGGCTAGAACTAAAATCAAAACCGAGATATTTAGTTATGCCTTTATCTCGGATTAAAGCAGCAAACTGCCCACCACCACAACCAATTTCTAGCAAGGATTTTGTTTCTACACACTGGATGCGATCGGCTATAACTGACCAAAAAGGGTAATATTCAGTTTTTGAGTAGTGAATGCGGAAACCATCAGATGCAGATGCTTTCTGATCGTAATACTCAGAGGTTTGCTCAGAACCATTGTTGTAGCTAACAGTTTGAGAATTACGAAAAGACTTGAATAACCTAAGTACAATAGGTGGTACAAGCTCCTTAGCTATAATCTTTGCAGTTTGTGTCATGGTTTTTATTTAATTTTCTCTACTGAAAGTTATCAAAGCATTATTACAAAATCTATTATGATTAATCAATTAGATAGAGTGCATGAGGAGTCAGTAATGCCATGATGAAATGCTCAAGCTTTGGCATATCTGAGTTTAGCAAAATATATATAAATGTGATATTTTGTAAATTTTTATCAAAGCTTAACTTTTATATTTCTTGATATTTTAGGAGAAAGCCTGAGATTAAATCCTATGGTGACGACAGCATTAACTAATTCTCAAAGGGTTTTACTGCCAAATATTACTTGGCAAACCTTTGAAACTATCCTGGCAGAAATGGGAGATGATCGTGCTGTGCGACTGGCTTACGATCAGGGAATGCTGGAAATTATGACTCCTTTAATGCCTCATGAGCATAACAATAGATTACTAGAACATTTGATTTTTGCTCTAGCTGAGGTACTCAACCTAAATTTAAAAAGCATTGGTTCGACAACTTGTAAACGTGCAGACTTATTGCGGGGAGTAGAACCAGATTCAGCTTTTTATATTCAAAATGAGTTGGTGATGCGGCAAAAGCAGCAGATCGATTTGACACAAGATCCACCACCAGATTTAGTTATTGAGGTAGACTACACTGGCGCTTCTGTAGACAGATTTCCTATTTATCAGGCTTTGGGTGTTCCAGAAGTTTGGCGATATGACGAACCCATTATGCAAATTTATCAGTTACGGGGAGGAGTTTATATTCCTTGTGATGTGTCACCAACTTTTGCCAACCTTCCCTTAGCAACTGAACTTCCCTGGTTTCTGGAACAAAGTCTGAAAATTGGGGAGGTTTCTATGGTGAGATTATTTCGTGATTGGGTAAGCCAGCAGATAGCCAATTCTCATCCTTAGAGGACGTTTGAAAAGCCTGTTTCTTTGTCATGTTGAATGCAGCGTAGCGGAATGAAACATCTCGGTATGTGCCACAAAACCTAGATTCTTCCTGACGCTCCGCTCCAGTCAGAATGGCATTTTTCTACCTACTGAAACTTTTCCAACACCTTCTTAGACATCTGACAACTTATCGACAGATATTGCTAAAACGATTAACATATCAAACTGTGTATCATTAAGTGAGTCTTTGTCTTATGCCTAGTGTAGAACGCGACGAAACCAGAGAGCAGCGAATTGAAACAGAGATTATAGTTGATGCTGACGATAAAGAAGACCGAGCGATGGGTTGGTACTATTATCTTGAGGAGACTTTAAATTTCCCTTTTTTCGCTAAGTGGAAGAAGAAGTCGCGGAAATCTGCGACTGTTGGGGAAAAAGAAGTCCAAGTCTTGGGTATGGCTTCAGATGATGAGTGTTTGAAAGATATGTATGTGGAAGTTGCTCTCATTGGCGGTAAGGACGAGGATGTCTATTCTGTCAAGCTTTCGGAAATAGAAGCTATTGATGTCGATGAAGAGACTCAAGAGGCGATCGCTGATTGGCTATACTGGTTAGCTAGAGGATATAAATTCTAATTGGCAGATAAATGGCGAATAATCCGGCAAGGGTTCCCAGCTGCGACAACATTGGCTGGTATATCTTTGATAACCACACTACCAGCACCAATTGTCGTATTATCCCCAATGGTAACTCCCGGACAAATAATAGCACCGCCACCAATCCAAACGTTATTACCAATTTTAATTGGTGAGGCGAGTTCTCTCCCAGATAGACGAACTTCTGGTTCTGTAGGATGGTAAGCAGTATAAATCTGCACGTAGGGAGCTAGCAAGACGTTGTCACCAATTTCTACTTTGTTGCAGTCTAAAATTACACAACCATAATTGGCAAATAAGCCATTGCCTACATAGATATTGCTGCCATAATCACAATGCAATGGCGGCACTATGTTAATTTTCTCACCTACCTGGGCAAATAGTTCTTGTAAAATTTGCTGGCGTTGTTCTGGCTGTTCTTCGGTTGTGGCATTATACATCCGCAATAGACGAGCAGCTCGTTTGCTCTGGGCAATTAATTCTGGATCATCAGACAGATATAATTCACCTGAGAGCATTTTTTGTTTTTCTGTTTTTTCCATGAGTTTGTCTCACGCACAGGAGGCAAGTACTTACAATATCTGGAATTAATCATGAAGAAAATCTAATTTTAATAAAATTCTGATAAATATGCAGATTTTAATCATATTTTGCGGATAATTTGAAATCTGGTAGACACACCCAAAATGAGAATATTAGATATGTAGCGCATTAACAATTAGTAGCTTTATTAAACACACCATAACGCGCTTTTCCTTGCTGTTTAGCTCGGTACATGGCATGATCAGCATCTCGCAATAGGTTTTCTGGTTCATCATGACTATTGCTATTGAGGGTAATCCCAATGCTAGCTGTAGTAAAAATTTGTTGCCCATTCAAGTTTAGAGGTAATCCCAAGGTATCTTGAATGCGTTTGGCGACGTTAATAGCATCGTTAACATCTCGAATTTCTTCTAACAAGACGGCAAATTCATCGCCACCAAATCGCCCTACTGTATCTCCACTACGTACACATGATTCTAACCTGCGAGCGATCGCTACTAAAAAATCATCTCCCATGCCGTGTCCAAAGCGATCGTTAATCCCCTTAAAACCATCTAAATCCAGAAACAACACCGCAAATCGATAATCGATGCGCCGTTTACTTCTTTCAACAGCTTGTTTGAGACGATCTAAGAATAAAACTCGATTGGGTAGTGCTGTCAATCCATCATAAAAGGCATTACGAAGTAATTGGATCTCCGCTTGCTTACGGTGAGTAATATCTTGTAGCACCAAAACTGCGCCAGTGATGTTGCCTTGGTGATCACAAATCGGTGCAACGCTATCACCAATTGGTATTGCTTTACCATCCTTAGAAATCAGTGTACAGTTTTCTGGTAAATTCAACACCTCACCAGTTTGCATAGCTTGTGTAGCTAAATTATCAATTGCTTCATCCATATCTTGATCAACTAAACTGACAACCTCTGTTAAATTTCTGCCCAAAGCTTCATGTTCTTGCCAACCAGTTAATTTTTCGGCGATGGGATTCATCATCTGAATACAACCATCAGTAAAGGTGACAATTACAGCACAACCCATACTGTTAATAATTGCCGACATTCTGGCTTTTTCTTCCTGCAATCTTCTGTGGCTTTGATATTGCTGTAAGGCCATCTCCACAGCCAGATGTAAGTTTTTTTCATCAATGGGTTTTAAAATACAGCTAAAAGCATGACCTAATCGGATTTTGTTTAACTGTAAATATTCCGTATACTCAGTTAAATACAATACGGGAATATGAAAATTATTTTGAATAATATCTGCTACCTGTACTCCATCAATTGTTTTATCTAAGCAGATATCAAATAATACTAGATTTGGGTGATTATCTACTATCTTTTTTATCGCTTCTTCCGCAGAATTTGTAATCTCCAGAACATTGTATCCTAATGTTTGTAAACTGTTTTTAAGATTTAACGCTAGGTCTATTTCATCCTCAACAACTAGGATTTTGTGGGAGATCATGTTAAAATCAC
Coding sequences within it:
- a CDS encoding NAD(P)/FAD-dependent oxidoreductase, whose protein sequence is MSHSPIFRQLAQTIRTAQYCQKQNISTGEGMERISALSVRKTKRREFLADLGKLTLLGGTIGVGSGYFHRTLAAPPAIDAKVAIVGAGLAGLACGYELQRLGIKATIYEASERTGGRCYSLNGVFPGQVAERGGEFIDNLHKTMLGYVNEFKLELEDLSKEPGEVFYYFNGQRYGESAVVDELRNFVDVMRQDLRTLAEPTADNFTEAERILDLTNLQDYLDQRGAGNLIKNVIKAAYIGEYGREIDQQSCLSFLQFIHADKRSKFRPFGVFSDERYHVIGGNQQIVEGLKTRLSGQIKYAQKLIAARKDSAGKIELTFNHSLSEKFDAVVFAIPFSTLREVDLRGLQLPQWKRDAINNLVYGTNAKLMVGFNHRPWATLGSNGSSYADLSFIQNTWETNPSQAAYNRAVLTNYAGGNLGAGLDPKYLQRETGNFLSYLKFIFPGADISAVRIKNSEFLAHLENWLLNPLTKGSYTCNQPGYFTTIAGNEGKAIDNLYFAGEHTSSFYEWQGFMEGAAVSGINAAKQIVRKFK
- a CDS encoding HetZ-related protein; this encodes MKVNLANLPISTSAFVGDTVTTDLPPTDALMQLLCQEMQAQVKGSPKCIQAVAQRIAKEVNRICDKSSRIQTSGQVQSWQVTLSRHRLQKCLHYYQLGSQRGRVELHSSLGAMVYRHVTIAGSDLGFDARYTLIEDFLQAFYIEAIKAFRRETELPEDYTPRTQLQLAEYMAFTEQYAKRRINLPGGNNQQLIILRAQGFARRQPQETTVDIEMAVESAKSEDAESYQRNSAVQQIRSQMIAQANFDPSEESERDRIISELVKYLESQGQSDCIDYLTLKLQDLSAPEIDQILGLTSRQRDYLQQRFKYHVQKFAKQHHWQLVHQWLGAGLEQKLGLSGQQWDAFVNTLSVPEQQILQLKLARHSDQAIAKALKCTPKQLQKRWTQMLDTAWAIRNGNPETQTG
- a CDS encoding sugar O-acetyltransferase, which encodes MEKTEKQKMLSGELYLSDDPELIAQSKRAARLLRMYNATTEEQPEQRQQILQELFAQVGEKINIVPPLHCDYGSNIYVGNGLFANYGCVILDCNKVEIGDNVLLAPYVQIYTAYHPTEPEVRLSGRELASPIKIGNNVWIGGGAIICPGVTIGDNTTIGAGSVVIKDIPANVVAAGNPCRIIRHLSAN
- a CDS encoding calcium-binding protein is translated as MPSVERDETREQRIETEIIVDADDKEDRAMGWYYYLEETLNFPFFAKWKKKSRKSATVGEKEVQVLGMASDDECLKDMYVEVALIGGKDEDVYSVKLSEIEAIDVDEETQEAIADWLYWLARGYKF
- a CDS encoding diguanylate cyclase domain-containing protein — its product is MISHKILVVEDEIDLALNLKNSLQTLGYNVLEITNSAEEAIKKIVDNHPNLVLFDICLDKTIDGVQVADIIQNNFHIPVLYLTEYTEYLQLNKIRLGHAFSCILKPIDEKNLHLAVEMALQQYQSHRRLQEEKARMSAIINSMGCAVIVTFTDGCIQMMNPIAEKLTGWQEHEALGRNLTEVVSLVDQDMDEAIDNLATQAMQTGEVLNLPENCTLISKDGKAIPIGDSVAPICDHQGNITGAVLVLQDITHRKQAEIQLLRNAFYDGLTALPNRVLFLDRLKQAVERSKRRIDYRFAVLFLDLDGFKGINDRFGHGMGDDFLVAIARRLESCVRSGDTVGRFGGDEFAVLLEEIRDVNDAINVAKRIQDTLGLPLNLNGQQIFTTASIGITLNSNSHDEPENLLRDADHAMYRAKQQGKARYGVFNKATNC
- a CDS encoding bifunctional 2-polyprenyl-6-hydroxyphenol methylase/3-demethylubiquinol 3-O-methyltransferase UbiG, which translates into the protein MTQTAKIIAKELVPPIVLRLFKSFRNSQTVSYNNGSEQTSEYYDQKASASDGFRIHYSKTEYYPFWSVIADRIQCVETKSLLEIGCGGGQFAALIRDKGITKYLGFDFSSSLIALAKKACPDLDFVIADALKTDLFYTHDYDTVVTTEFLEHIERDLEVIQKIRKGTRFYGSVPNFPWISHVRHFNSVQEVYDRYSEYFHSFRVDTFFSNHDNAKVFYLLEGVKL
- a CDS encoding Uma2 family endonuclease, encoding MVTTALTNSQRVLLPNITWQTFETILAEMGDDRAVRLAYDQGMLEIMTPLMPHEHNNRLLEHLIFALAEVLNLNLKSIGSTTCKRADLLRGVEPDSAFYIQNELVMRQKQQIDLTQDPPPDLVIEVDYTGASVDRFPIYQALGVPEVWRYDEPIMQIYQLRGGVYIPCDVSPTFANLPLATELPWFLEQSLKIGEVSMVRLFRDWVSQQIANSHP
- a CDS encoding L-threonylcarbamoyladenylate synthase, which translates into the protein MAKIIPVHPDNPQSRRIEEISSALSSGAVMLYPTDTVYAIGCDLNVKSAVERVRQIKQLANDKPLTFLCPSLSNVATYAYVSDTAYRLMKRLIPGTYTFLLPATKLVPKLVQNPKRKTTGIRVPNHTVCLALLESLENPIISTSAHLPPDEADNGKVLPDEELRLSQVELFDRLDKLVDVIVDTGQEPTYDVSTILDLTGDEPMITRQGLGWEAVATWV